The genome window CATTTTCTCTTACCTAACCTATGTTTTTAAAGAGACCTTGAAATTGCTCCTTGCCTCTACTAGTTCTCTTTATTTCCTCCCTCCATTTGTCTACACCTTTTTTCTCGGCTTTTCTCCATCTCGTCACCGCGGTCGTTCCCTTTCCCGTGTGACCCACATACACTCAAATCTATTACCGTTGTACTTCCTTTTATCTCGAGCTCTAAACACGTTTCGcgtggttttttttcccgcccAACTTGTGACGACACGAAATCCCAGCGAGCAATGCGTCATCGTCGCTAAATTGTGAGCGCGTTTATGGGCTCTCCCGCGCTCGGCATATCGATCATCGGAAAGCGTGCGCGTCGATTATCATAACCTCTCTACGACAGACTCGAAAGACTATCTGAATTCATTCGTCACAACTCGTTcgcattttttccttttctcgcgTTTCGTTCCTTCGCTTCTCCGGAAATGCAATTTTATCGTGCGCACCAGCCTGTTCTTTATCGAGAAACGGTGAAAATTATGCATAATTGATCGGTGTTATCGCGCTCGTTTTCGACCTCGTTTCGGTGCTCGTGTTCGAAAAATGTGTCTCTCGGTCGTATTATCTAAAAAGCCTCCATTATTCCTAGTTCATTCGAAAAGTGGCAGGGTGTCAACTCCACGTCGGGCAACTCGACATTGTTTCGATCTCTCCAGTCAATCTTTCCATCGTTGAAGTTGAAACTGTCCGAGTGCGTACCAAGTATACAAGCGCGTCAACCCTCCACCAGGGCGAGTCCCGATCGTGGCGACCCGACATTTCCTCGACTGTTGTGTGTGCGTGctcgtatttttcgttgacTCTACTTTTCCGACAAAACCACACTCGTACTGGACAAAAATATTTCCTCAATAAACTTTAGAGTGTGGTTTTGTCGGAAAAGTACAgtcaacgaaaaatacgagCACATACAACAGTCGAAGAAATATTTCGGGTTGCTACGTCGGGACTCGCCCCGATGGTGGGTTGACGCGCTTGGACACTTGGCACGATGCAGAGTTGCTACACTTGGAGAGTTCCAATGATGGAAAAATGCTCTGGTGGAGGGATGACACGATGTCGAATCGCTCAACGCTTGGTCATTGGCTTGCTGTTGAGCAAGAAACTATTCCGTTACTCGAATCGACTTCTTTCGCGGACCGTTTCATTTTCGGATGTGTTTGAATccgaaacccgaaaaaaatgtttgcaaaaTGTATTTAAAATATCCGACGCTATGATTTTTCGTGCGAACCTCAGCGAACTTGTTAAGTAAATCGAACTGGCGAAATGAGGCGCGGTTGACCAGACTCGATGCGGAAATATCGAAGCTTGTTACTACCGTTACTCTGCCCTCGGGGTCAGTGACCAATCCTTGCGCTTGTATCTCAACTATGACGCTCGCGAGAGCCTCTCTAAGTCTCCTaacgaaattcattcaaattcatGCCCGAAGAGATTGGACGATTTAAAGAAATGTAGGTCGATCGTAAACACAAGGCAACATTGACGTCAGCCAATTTCTCACACATTACTCGAGACTCCTCGGGAACTCGTTGAAATCTCGTAAAAGTATTCCTTCTCCTGCGATCtcgaaaattcatgaattcacGTCATTCCTCAGACTCGAtgggcaacatttttttcctgtttgcGGTGAATTTATCGCGCTACCGAGCTCGAGAGACTGACCAGCCCCAAGATGACTATCAATTAAACGCGTTTGCGTAACGGTGGCTTTGCGATTTGGCAAAAATATCATATTCGTTATTGCTGGTCAAAGAATTTATTGTTATCCATTTAACCGATAATCACACGAGCAGTGAAATATCAACTCAGAATTTTTCGTCACGAATTTTACTATTAACGATTCTAAAAAGTCTACTACTTTCCTCCGGAGAAtgccttaaggaagttgaggcattaaaatgaaaatgatgtcaccgcttttaaaccgattgcatcttataaagtgaagtgtaaaaaaaaatcagttaaattttcagacagtttaggagcgtcgttgctgagaaaaatcaataacaatttgggccaaataacatgtaatcttatggaagtcaagacatattcagtgatatctccgttaaaaatgatgctaaaaatatgaaattttttgggcaacatgagcaaggcttgccgaataatgtcaattttttttcagatttattaggagatttgctgagattatattaataataatctgtttcccgtgcagttttttgaggctaggatcgtcactgttcgtgttttcgactgagctttcaccagtttttcgtctttttttccccaacttttctttaacgtgtatgcaacattgccaaactgtaaactggcctaacttttgaaaggtacaggtcatcacttttgggtaaaaaaaatgactgtacagcctcaacttccttaaaaacgttttttaccgattaaatattcgaaaaatgccTTGACACGATTCAGtctcaattttcataaataataGTGCCTGttaatcaataattttctcTTCAATATATCCCTTAGTGCGTACTATTGGCAGTTAGAACGATTCACGTGATGTTGCGATACGCCATACATCTTTACGACACCCGTTCGTCGCCAAGATCGTCGGATAAACGGGGCCCTTTGGCTTATTACACAGAGCTTATTTCCGAGCTGACTGTACTCGGGgtcgattttttccatcacATTCACATGCTGCTCTGGAGTAATATTCTACTCAGTATGGCGTCCCTTGTCATATGCATGCAATTGCGATATCTCTTCCATGAGATACAACGGAGAATCACGAAACACCGAAATTATTTGGCGGTTCTCAGCCATATGGAACAAAAGTAAGTACGataaggaggaggaggactGGGACGCGGAACACGGACTGTGTGCCGGTTGGCGGTCGAGCTCTGACTAACCTCAAAGTTACTTTCACCCTTTTTTCGCTTGCAAAAATTTGTATACTTTGATTTCTGAAGAATAAAATCACAATTGTTCATCAATTTCAGCTATCCTATGGCTTCGCCCGACGAATTGGCTGAAAACTCCGACAGCTGCGCCATCTGctgggaaaaaatggaaaccgCACGAAAATTACCTTGCGGACACTTGTTCCACAACTCGTGTCTGCAGTCCTGGCTCGAACAAGATACGTCGTGTCCAACGTGTCGTTTGGTACTTAGCATGCAAGCCAACCGAAGAGATAATAATACAGAAATGAGGCCTGAGTCACCCGATACTCAGACTTCGGTTGGACGCAAcgacaatcatttttttcatttcgatggCTCGAGATACGTGTCCTGGTTGCCGAGCTTTTCCGTAGAGGTCACTCACAATCGACTCAGGGGCGACATACTCACTTTGGCGCACACCAACTCCCAGCTCGATGCCATGGCGAGACAAGtcagttttttcaatcattttttcatacaaatttaattgagttggaaaaaaatgtctctgAGATGAAAAAGCCTGAAGAAAAAACTCGGACTTTACGGTTAGCGATTTGAGTTTGTCGAGCGAATAAGGaaatttctctttcttttctcgttAAGGTGCAACAACTTTTTCCACATTATCCGCGAAACGTTGTTCTCGAAGACCTCAGAATAACGAGATCGGTCGAATTGACCGTCGAGAATATTTTCGACGGTCGGCTGACGGTCCCTCATCACGTGATAGAGGAACCGGAAATGGAGTCGGTGAATCTCACGCCATCGGTTACCAGCCGAATATTGCCGAATCCTCTTGCTGAAAAGACGTGGGATCCGAGTTTTGAAATTCCCGCGGCTGACAGGTAATTCACATCGATTGGTATATAGTTTCATTACGGAGTAACGAGTTTGTGTGAAAAACATCGTTtcctattttaaaaaaatgcaataacgTTTTCGAGAGCTGAGGCTCTGCATCgcgattgaaatttcaatatttgcgACTTTTTGTTGACAACTTTCAAAAGTATAtgaagcatgaaaaaaaatgaaaaatatttaacgaTAAACAGCGGTGAGGAGCCTTCGACGTTAGGCGGAAGATTCTCAAAGTCATCttcggagagggagagaattCTTCAGCGTCGTAAGGAGCATATGCTGCTGGCAGCGAGACGAAAATACGTCGAGAGGCATCGGGATCACGCGACCGATTCACCGAACCGAACGCCTCGAGGCGCTGAGGAGACGATGTCTTAAAAATCGCCTGGAGCAGCGAAACAATCGAATAACAAAAGAGACAAACAAGatagtcaaaaaaataaaaatggaaacgcCGATTTTGGTACTAAGGCGGCATAAAGTGActaaaaagaataataatgaaCTTAGGCTTTGAGCTTGGTAGCTGagagaaatggaaataaaaacaaaacggaCCCCGCGAGGCCTGAATAAATTGCAGAGAGAcggaagaattttcctctttatttaatttttttttttcgagtaacGACGTATCGTGTACTCGCGACTGATGACTTCCGTCTAAAACAGCATCGGTTTGTTTAATTTCTCTCCAAAAACCGCGAACTTGTCTGTCGAATgaagagaaacaaaattattgtGAGCTAAAAAATTGTCTCGCGCAGAGATGAGTACTGTTTGAACTAAAATTGATTGAATAAACGAACATAATTCAGGTAGATTTTCTATCAAAATagaaccaaaaaaaatcattttttcttgacgATTCATCAGTTTTTTGAATTCACTAATCGGGGAATCATttgacccattttttttttcaattaatcttTTTTCTTGTCCATTgcgcctgtttttttttgtactattttcttttcgaacgATGCCCATCTCTGATGATTACTACAAAATATGGTACACGATTTGAGTGGGTTTTTGAGGTTAGCTTCCgtaaaagtgcagctttcgaCCCCTCTCCCTGCCCCCACGATTTTTCCATCTAACATTTCTAGAATTTGTCAACAACTTATTGATTACAAAGTTGCTGATCGTAGGCTGTGTCTTTATGCAAAGTTCTACTTAAAAATAGCCCCCGAAATCAAGTGGACCGTCGAAAAACCAGGTCTAGCCACGCGCCCACGCAATCGAGTCTCCGAGAACGAAAAAGTCAAGATATTTGCTCCCCGAtctcaaaaatatataagtaATCTACATCTAATCTTATTTTAGCGTAATATTAATTGCTCGCGCTTCTGCGGACTCGTCCCAACCTCGAAATGACAAATAACAGAACGAACTGGCGGCTCTCGTTCTGATCGGTTGAAAAACTGGTGATGGCCGTTGAAATCGCGCCGCATTGTCGCGGCAGCTCCGGACGTGGAATTTCGAGGTTACAATACGATATTAGGGTTGGAGActaaaaaaacaatgatattTCATGATAACAGAGGTTTCTCGTTAATTTGAAACTCGTACTTTACCATTTGCTTTATGGTAAAGCGAAAGAAAGCATTTTCGATACTTTTCAATCTCAAATATTGTCATAAATTGCAAGGATTTCGATCGAACCATAAAACGTTTCATAATACATGGCTTATATTCCTGCAGCTCCCCCAGAAATTTCATTCttcatttcacaaaatgaataaaaaaagataaaaacattGCCCACCTAATTATTCATGCTCATGTGCCAAGTTAGAGAAAAAATCCCCAGTTCTCCTTCCAGTTGTTGCTTCGATATATGTTTCCCACTTTAAGGGGGAGGGGCTTAAATAAGTCACTTTGGAAATCACTCTTTTTATTCTAGATTCATTACAAAATGtagatttaaaaagaaaacccCGTTCTCGAATCACTGTAACTTCGATCTGAACAtttgtgaaatattgaaacatGGTCACCGTTGGAATGAGAATTTTCAGGACATTTGGGACAAAACCGCTATTGATAATTtttggttgttttttttttttatcactgagaatgtttaaaaatttttttttttcaaaatgatctaGAAACGATTTTCCATCGTTATTACTGTTCCAACGATGCCCATCACAGAATTTAACTCTTTCGCCGAATGATATACCATTGAGTTTGTCACAAAACGAAGGTATTCgagattttcatgtttttctcttttttgaaaattggcgaGAAGTCAGAGTGGCAAATGTGAAGAGCATGTTTTCCGTTCGGACAATGTACTTTAATAGAAACCGCTATTACtgctgttattattattatcattattattgttatacaATTAAAGCACTGATGACATTGTTCATACTATtctgaattataaaaaacaCGAGTCGATGTAACATAGATTTAATCACTTTATTTAAGattttattccttttattTACTGTGGCTGTTCGGAGATACGAACTTGAAGTTGAAAATTAAACGAAGTGGTCAAATGGCAGCTTTCAACTTTGAAGTCAAAATTTGTAATTGATGCGGATTTCTTACTTGCTCAGTTGATTCATGTGCTCTTCCATTATTTGCAGTATCCTCGAGCGGCCATATTTCCGTGTTTAATGTTTTCACAAGATGGCggttttactttt of Venturia canescens isolate UGA chromosome 6, ASM1945775v1, whole genome shotgun sequence contains these proteins:
- the LOC122411939 gene encoding E3 ubiquitin-protein ligase AMFR-like encodes the protein MPIVFLDRLPVPSFRAYTTISVAILSCSVYYAAQIVKDPSWRSNATNIVIDEGNVPGNESTTDTRTPGIHFKELLACMIQEPVCFWPLMNMAYCALILLGKSIQRLVFGELRPSERQHLKDKFGNFVFYKFIFVFGVLNVQYVDEVVLWWAWFTALGFLGLLSQLCKDRFVYLSFSPTTPGWSHARLLGLLAAILALSSFMLLLSTAAAFFFVSLNTYAFMAAECVLLAVRTIHVMLRYAIHLYDTRSSPRSSDKRGPLAYYTELISELTVLGVDFFHHIHMLLWSNILLSMASLVICMQLRYLFHEIQRRITKHRNYLAVLSHMEQNYPMASPDELAENSDSCAICWEKMETARKLPCGHLFHNSCLQSWLEQDTSCPTCRLVLSMQANRRDNNTEMRPESPDTQTSVGRNDNHFFHFDGSRYVSWLPSFSVEVTHNRLRGDILTLAHTNSQLDAMARQVQQLFPHYPRNVVLEDLRITRSVELTVENIFDGRLTVPHHVIEEPEMESVNLTPSVTSRILPNPLAEKTWDPSFEIPAADSGEEPSTLGGRFSKSSSERERILQRRKEHMLLAARRKYVERHRDHATDSPNRTPRGAEETMS